The stretch of DNA aagacagccgaaaccttctcaggatccatggagaacccctcagcggaaatgatgtaacctaagaaggttacctgggatcggtgaaattcgcatttctcaagcttaccgaacagcttgttctctcgtaaccgttgcaacactcgtctgacatccagaatgtgggcctccatggattcagaatataccaagatgtcatccaaatagactaccacacactgctgcaacaggtcacggaaaacatcgttgatgaattcctgaaagactgcgggcgcattgcacaacccaaagggcataaccaaggattcgtaatgaccggtcctggtgttaaacgcggtcttccactcatcgcccgccttgatccttaccaggttatatgccgccctcaggtcgagtttggtaaagaccgtggcccctttaaggcgatcgaacagctcggaaatcaagggtatcgggtaagcgttcttgatcgtgatgcgattgagacccctgtaatcgatgcaaggcctcaactcaccgcccttctttttcacaaagaaaaatccagcccctgccggggacgaagatttgcgaatgtgtccgcgtgaaagcgcctccctcacgtactcctccatggcctcattctccgctaccgacagtggatagactttgccacgaggaggaacggcaccagattgtaactctatggcacaatcgtatgggcggtgcggaggtagggcaaccgcgcgcaccttatcgaatacatcccggtactcctcgtattcaggaggcaacagagagtccgaggaagtacacagcaacttgacagacccatggatgcaactagccccacactgcggtgaccacgagaggatctcgaccgatctccaatcgaaagtcggattatgcttctggagccaggggtaccccaagaccaccgagtagtgtggagacgaaataacctggaggcagaccgactctctgtgaacggcaccaatggctatccccactggaagggtctcatgagtcacgtgtggcggcagaaggggtctgccgtctatcgcctcaagagccagtggggaacctcgagcctgcagaggaatggaattggcggcagcgaacacactatcaatgaacaaaccaccagcaccagagtccaccaacgcctgggtcgtcaccgagcccccgacccaggagaggacaacagtgatcagtggtttgtcaacacgggaaaccggggacgaggagactccacccaagatctgcccccgacaggatctcagggtacgagcgtttcccggacggttcggacatgccaaccgaaaatgcccaccgagaccacagtacatgcatcggccctcgcgtctccggagtgccctctccccctcggacaggcgagcaaaccccagctgcatgggttcacccccagacaagtcatccccaggaggcgtgggaggagagggaggcacaggtgggacagcaaacgtaggcaccaatctgttagaaggcctccgcaggttctccttaaaggaaggtctctccctgagtctggtgtcaatcaaaatcaggaaagaaataagagactcgagctcaactggtaggtccttagctgcaacctcatccttcaaggcatccgagagaccatgagagaaagcagcgaccagagcctcattattccagcccacctctgctgccagggtacgaaactcaatggcgtattcagctacggatcgtgaaccctgtctgatggacataaggagcttcgcagcagaggcagcacgagccggcacatcgaataccttccgaagagaagcaacaaaaccggaaaactcggcaaccaccggattgttgttctcccataaagggctggcccaggccaaggccttgtccgagagcagcgagatcaagaagcccacctttgatctctcagtaggaaaggcatgtggcagcaactcgaaataaatgcccacctggttaaggaaacctcggcactgagttggctctcccccaaagcgccgtggaagaggggcagaaccggtcataccccgaaacaccgcaggcgcaacaacaggtgtcggggtagactctggcgcaacaaccggagcggcagtaggagcgagcccaggagcgacaaccgacccatcggcaacgggagcgaaatgagccgtgcgttcaagcagggtttgcaacgccacagcgaaccgacccaacaggtgatcctgctgatcaagtctggcaaccagcgtgggtagcgaggatggccctgtaccgtcagaattcatggcttggtcctaatgtcacggaaccatgaaccagacgtacaacaagagataagtgaaaatagaaggctttattgaaaataaagctgtaaagcaaaagtccaaacggatggtgaaaccgagcagagtctttgcgaagccagaggtcaggaaccagaagggtagtcagacgaagccaggaacaggaaccagcagggtagtcagacgaagccaggatcaggaaccagcagggtagtcagacgaagccaggatcaggaaccagcagggtagtcagacgaagccaggatcaggaaccagaagcagcagcagtcttagaagcatgtgaacacaagaggaccaagcaaggaactgaagccacagacctcctatatatatgagctaggcatccagctcctcccaggggaaggaggagccgcagggtggaaggctacaagaaacccaggacccaagatggccgccagcacatgtcaaacgaaggagagcagcaagcaggtaagaccatgacagcacaacagcatatgaaattgattgtcactcagtgttgcttcctaagtggacagtttgatttcacagaagtgtgattgacttggagttacattgtgttgtttaagtgttcccttaatttttttgagcagtgtatatagcttTAACCAAGATGACTGACAGGTATGAAAATAGTAGTAGTATTATTTGTATGGCAGAATTTGCAAAACATGTACATGCAACATTTTAAAGGAATACTCCAAGAAAACCTAATACTGTGTTATGGTACTGCAGAGTCCAAGGTATCGGTTTATGACCAAAGGATACTTTGGGGTTCATAGAATCACCTTGTCAGGAACTATCCCCTTAGCCTCCTCACCAGATATAACTCAGTGCATCAGTGTTTGCCCAGATTGTTTCtataatagtatatatatatatttatatatatatatatagtgttacaGATTAAGTAAACTATAGGTTTTACGTTTTTCCCATGGCATTACCCTCGCaatccccaccgccaccatgcctCACTGTGTCTATACTCCACATCACCTCTCTCTTCTagtattgacaactgggtgttatcaTTCCCCTGTCCCTGAATACTGACAGCATTCGGTCATCGCTGATAgtatcagactgtgtagggagaCATCTAATTGACAAGGAGAATTGTAACATAAAGTTGTCAATCAGATCTGACCTACACATAGACCTTTTGCAGAATATAAGGATTTCCAATAAAACACATCAGGAGAGGTAACAGAACCAGTGACTCATAGGTGATGGTTTatctttccttttcttctccatccaACCCAGACTGCCATGACAACTGCTCCTCAAGACCTCAGAGTTTTGCCTCTTGATTCTGCAGCCATCCCCAACCTATATAGCAACATAAATAAATTCAGTCTACAGGCCAATCCTcagaataaatacagacccaggAATAAATATAACCCTTCCCCCTGTTACCAAATACAGGCCCCAGTCCCCTAAACAGTCTATATGCCTCTTAAAAAATAGAGATCCCAGAACCCTAAAATATTAGGGTACATCCATACAGGGTGTATACACTCTAGCGTTTATAATATCAGAACAGTGGAAAAGATTTTACTAAATGTCCTACACATGCTGCAGAACAAATCTGCACAGAATACGTACAGAAATTGACCTGCAATACGGATTTTAAATCTGCATCATGTTATTTTATACTACAGATTTTTACcagagatttcaccctttgccatGAATAGGGTAAACTCTGCAGTAAATATGCAGCAATAAATACTGTTGAGGGCATACTGTTACAGTGCTCAAGTGCTCAGACCAGACCcctgctaaaaaaaacaaaaaacagaccaTACCCTCTAAATAAGTACAGATCCCCaaaccagaccccctaaatacaGACCCAGCGTTGACcctctaaactaatacagaccctagagcaggggtgcacaacattTTATGGTTGGGGGCtacattgtcagactgaaccaaCCACAAGGGTCggaaataaaaattaaaaggaTATAACCAACTGAAATTCTGCATTTATTGCATATTGAAAACACAATGTATGCCACAAATATCTAGTtaaacttccaggactcccatctaatgggagaatacataaaaaaaatacatgtgagcaaccACAAGACTTAGACATACATATCTGTTATAAGATGTAGGGGGGCAGCACAAAATGTTATTGAGGGCCGCATGTGACCCTCTGGCTGCAGGTTGTGCACCTCTGCACTATATAGACTACATACAGACTCAGGGCAGACCTAAATAAATGTACATCCCATAAACATAGACCACCTGAACTTATACAGCAGCTTCTGCTTAGCCTAGCCCCTGCTCTTCCTTCTTGGCTTGAGGATCTCAAGAGGTCATGTAACCATATGGAGGTCCTTCTGTAGGTCCTTCAGAAACCACAATAAAACCAAAATGTGCATCAAAGCTTTGGGCAATTTGGTCCTCTGGTCCCAGGCAAGCACCCGAACTGTCCATTTTCAATTGTCTATATATCAACATGTTGTTACAAATGTGTGGTTCATTATACTTACCAGGATAAATAATCGCAGTGAAGACAAGGAAGGAGATTCAGACAATGCAACAAGTGAGCCTCCTCCGACTCCACAGGAAACATCACCTGACAGAAGACGATCTTCAGATACATCCAGATCTACATATAGTCTTACTAGGCGCATTTCAAGTAAGACTTCTGAATACTGTAACTTATGTATACATCCTTTATTATTGAACCCACCACTAGCACTAAAGGTATAAAGCTCTAATATTTTGGACTCAAGAATTCTTCTACCTGAGTctgcagagatttttttttacaatgtaatCAAGTGATGGATTTAGTGGCAAAGTCGAACTCTCCTGGAGGGCACGTTGAACATCTGCGTGTGATATGAAGAGGGTCTTTCAGGATGGTAGCAGCTGTGTATAGAGCTAATAAACAGAAAAATGGCGTGGTGAGGAATTGCTTAAACCCatgtatacaggggagcaaatcctgcacttgtagcctgttgctaatggcgatccccagtaaaaatgcatacagtggaggatgcccgcagcggaccacaagtaccacaatagacatcctacacaagatagcaattatgtggatgtgataaccaatatagcaatataatacCAATTTTGTTATTTTAATGTGTATAGAGCTGCCAGgagtagccgagccagcacttggctattttcagtactcccatagtggtgaacggAGGGTGGCCATTCTTGAGCGGTACACTCACCTTCACTTCGAGGTGCCCATTCTGGAAAACGGAGCGAGTTCCAGAGGTCGGCCTTGCACTTATGCCAGTGATATGCCATCGATGTCTGAGATGGGCACACCTCTTGTTaccctgttgatcagctgtttgaaggggccacgGTGCTCCAGTGACCACTGCGGCCCTTCACACTGCTTCATATAGAGCAGCTCTGTACTTTCAGTAGCGATTGTGCCTGGTATGGCACCTCTGTCCTATTAACTTGAACCGGGCACAGCTATAATACGAGACACAACTGCTACTAAATGTATGGAGCCGTATCTAGtaaacagcttcaaacagctgatcagtcggGTGTCGAGAGTTGGACACCAAGATCTTATATTGATGGACTTTTGATAAGTGGATTTTAAGGAACCGGAGAATAATGCCTTTGACACCTTCATTCTGCAGTTCAGTAACCATATTGCACACCCGTTAAAGGGCATTAGTATAACATTTTCATTGTATGGCTTTGTGTTACAGATTGTGAGATGTTTATCTAGTTTTATTAGTGCGCCCCATACCTGTATAGTATTCACATAAAATATCATATATTGTTATCTTCTAGGTTTAGAATCCAGAAGACCAAGTTCTCCATTAATTGACATTAAACCAATTGAGTTTGGTGCATTAGGGGCAAAAAAAGAAATTGTGCAACCAACCGTACTGAGGAAAACATATACCCCTGAGGACTATTTTAGGAAATTTGAACTCCACCTGTATCCTGTCGATTCCAGTAATGATGATGTAGACTCATTAACAGATGATGAAATTCTAACCAAGTATCAATTAGGCATGCTGCATTTTAGCACTCAGTATGATCTGCTTCACAACTATCTGATTGTCAGAGTGATAGAGGCTAGGGACCTACCGCCACCCATATCTTACGATGGTTCCAGGCAAGACATGGCTCATTCAAACCCGTATGTGAAGATATGTCTACTGCCGGATCAGAAGAACTCTAAGCAAACTGGAGTCAAACGTAAGACTCAGAATCCAGTATTTGAGGAGAGATACACTTTTGACATCCCATTTTTAGAAGCCCAAAGAAGAACATTGCTGTTGACAGTGGTGGATTTTGACAAGTTTTCACGACATTGTGTTATTGGGAAAGTCTCCATGCCGTTGAATGAGGTTGACCTTGTGAAAGGAGGACATTGGTGGAAAGCTTTAATACCAAGCTCCCAGGTAGGTTGAACATCATATATTCATGGATAAAGCATCTCATATTTGCTGAGAAATTAAAAATGACTGATGTACTGGATAAGTACTTTCTTTCTGGGAGGTGTGGCTTTTTGTGTatagtgttaatttttttttacattttttattcatcAGTCATGTATAGTCTCAGTAGATGTGGTGGGTCCATAGCAAAGATAAAAAATGTTTCCCCTTCCTGGTGCTGATTGACACTATTACATATTTGTCTTCCACAACTTGAGGTCCTGGTGTCTCTTTTCCTGGAACATTGCACCTACAGAGGCCACATCCACAAGCAGTtctcattggaaaaaaaaacctctaaaaaggtgTGATGATGTCTGGCCCATCAATCAACTGGAGATGGTGTGGCAGTTgcggagagagcagagcctctaggagtaatgccaacgcccccgttgctcctagaggttcattggcatttattaaaacataatttttctcagcaatgtgggcacatatgaacatgggaccaacacagatgtcttcagctgccaaacgaacatgcaacaggtcagccagtgtcataggtacaaatctactgacagatgccctttaagacttCCTGCTctttgagagcagctacatggactatagacacaatggacaagaGGGGACCacattgacttttatgggagagGTTTCTAGGCATGCTAGTGGTCAGGAGGGGGCAGATAAGCTTTGATATCATATATGGtgaatcctgtgttatctatacagaggtgatatctgtcattgtaattctgcctgtgatgataacgaGATAGCGACTGAAAAgttccagcccactcctaccctgAGGAGGGGAAAATGATGGTTAGCCCACGGACGGTCTAACTGTGTGTAGTTTAGTTTAGAAGTTGTTTGGTCAATGATTTATTAGTTCACGTTATCTTTATGAGCTGCCGAGTCCTCTCGGTGGGGAAGGGTTGTTGGGGGGGAAGAGGGCACTGGCCACCATCCCTTTGAAGGAGCTGTAAATAGCTCCATAGCTAAACAAGATAATGTCCTGCATAAACATGACATTACACTTGTGTCAGTAGGTTGTCTTCAAGGTGGTAAATAATTGTTAATTCCACTATGCACACCAGGACCCCTGGAGTACCAGAGGACTCCATTGGATTGACTGTATAACGGCAGTAAAGCTATACCGGGCCCATAATGCGGCccccaaacagcgggtccgcaatatacatggCACCAGccgtttgtgcaccgcatcacagatgtggacccattcacttgaatgggtccacaatctggaaggTATCAtacagaacggaaccccacggaagcactatggagcgcttccgtggggtttctctctgtgccagcgcactgcaaaaaacatattcaaTATGtttaaacatgttctatttttttgcgatgcgGACAGATCACAGTCCCATTCAAGTTGGACCTGCATCCATCAATCCATGCGCTAATACTTTGGTAGGAGGAGGGGGGGTCGAGTATCAGGGGTCCCCTTTATTCTATACTGCCAGCTTGTCCACTTGAGGCCACATCAGGATCGTGGACACACTACTTTGCTGTCTAGGGGACACAGCCGGCATCATTGCCCGTGTACCCCGttcagctaaatagcccaagctcccttgtttcccctgatgagcttcaCATTCATCTTTTAgcaaaacatgcgtgtagggactagGCAGGAGAGGGCTTTATAGGGCGCGTTAATTCCAGGATTAGGTTCCTGACTGTACCTGGTCACGGGGGTCCGTGATCAGGTCACCTAGGCCAGTGTAGGTCCCCCTAGGGCATCACTAGGGCTAGATAGCCTAGTGTCCCTAACCCTGTGTTTGGCAACTGCCTCCAGCTACGGTGTACGCACATTATCTAACATCGGTGAGGCAATCGCTGTACCAAGGAGCATCTCATCAGAGCGGTAGGACCACCTGGTTACCTtcttttggtgccgccgagcacctattGTAATCTAAGTGTGTTCTGGTCACCGAGTGCCACAATCATCTGTGGGGTGACCTACCGTGCTTCTTTATTGTTGTATTTTCCATGtacattatctatttatcttggGGCCAATTTTCTATGAATagattattaaaagttaagttttaaattGATCACTTATCTCAATTTTCTGCATCCATCTGCACCACATGTGCATTTTGGtgcagcaaaaaaattttttttttaaaacgcatCACACAACa from Bufo bufo chromosome 7, aBufBuf1.1, whole genome shotgun sequence encodes:
- the SYT17 gene encoding synaptotagmin-17, with product MAYIQLEPINEGFLSKISDLLLCRWTCRNCCQKCYECSCCQSSEDEVEILGPFPAQTPPWLINNRSEDKEGDSDNATSEPPPTPQETSPDRRRSSDTSRSTYSLTRRISSLESRRPSSPLIDIKPIEFGALGAKKEIVQPTVLRKTYTPEDYFRKFELHLYPVDSSNDDVDSLTDDEILTKYQLGMLHFSTQYDLLHNYLIVRVIEARDLPPPISYDGSRQDMAHSNPYVKICLLPDQKNSKQTGVKRKTQNPVFEERYTFDIPFLEAQRRTLLLTVVDFDKFSRHCVIGKVSMPLNEVDLVKGGHWWKALIPSSQNEVELGELLLSLNYLPSAGRLNVDIIRAKQLLQTDMSQGSDPFVKIQLVHGLKLAKTKKTSCMRATIDPFYNESFSFKVPQEELENASLVFTVYGHNMKSSNDFIGRIVIGQYSSGSPESNHWRRMLNSHRTAVEQWHSLRSRAECDRVSPASLEVT